TAACGTACCTCGGAGAGCTTCATATCCGCCAGGGCCATGTCAAGGGAGTAGACCTCCGCGTCGGCGGAGAAATAGGCCTCATTCCCGCCCGCGCAGCGGTAGAGCCGGCGGTAGAGCTGGTAGACGCCGGTGGAGAGGTAGGCCGCCGCCGCGTTGATGGCGCCTTTGTCCCCCACCTTGCCCAAAAGGTCAAACAGCACCGACACGGAGCCGGTGATCAGCTTGTTCTGCAGCGTGGCAAGAACGCTTCCCTTGAGCACGCCGCTGCGCTCCGCCTCCGGGTCGTAGACCTCGTCGGAGGAGATCATGGCCCCATCCCGGCTGAGCGTCCTGCCTAAGATAAAGTCCGCCGACACATGGTAGTAATCGCAGGCCCGCACCACAAAGGGAAGGCCCGGCTCCCGGATGCCGTTTTCATAGTGGCTCAAAAGGGCCTGGCTCACCCCCAGGTCCTTGGCCGCCGTCCGCTGGCTGACGCCCCGCTCCTGCCGCAAAAGGGACAGGATCCTTGGAAATTCAGAGCTCATCTCTCCCACCTCTTCCACCGGTTTTCATGGAAAACGGCGGCTGAATCCGCCGTTTTTTATACTTCTTGTATACTATATCAAAATAAATACCATTTGTAAAGAATTTTTGTGAGGCGACCGGAGAATTTTTGCACAAAAGAAGATGGAATTATCCGTAAAACTG
This window of the Dysosmobacter acutus genome carries:
- a CDS encoding helix-turn-helix domain-containing protein, which translates into the protein MSSEFPRILSLLRQERGVSQRTAAKDLGVSQALLSHYENGIREPGLPFVVRACDYYHVSADFILGRTLSRDGAMISSDEVYDPEAERSGVLKGSVLATLQNKLITGSVSVLFDLLGKVGDKGAINAAAAYLSTGVYQLYRRLYRCAGGNEAYFSADAEVYSLDMALADMKLSEVRYALALDEAAERKEEFPSVSDESLKEAYPGRSQSVAQVLHNTDARLSALTEK